One segment of Sulfurovum xiamenensis DNA contains the following:
- the tig gene encoding trigger factor — protein sequence MKVTVEKVDDINYIISGSVQNSVIEEKVAKLKEEAEKAPKDEKSTDENIEQNAAGQVFQDFINAGIKEGNLDVENILGQPGLKKYEQQEDSIYFEVEVAVSPEINVDDIDFDEIAPSYTKPTASPEAVEAKLAEFAQQQAPFTKLETPKPIEVGDVAVIDFTGYIDDKPFEGGSAEKFNIKVGSNKFIPGFEEQLVGMEYGEEKDVIVTFPKDYSADDLAGKEAKFVVKLHEIQEQKPVTIDDAFAQKVLNNNTATVETLKKQFGEQVTAEELSQIYMRDLKPKIVEALLAKFDFTLPNNVVETEIDAKVREKSRGFTEEQHKEYVEDKEKFKELRESVREEARQSIKLALIVEALAKREGIDVHEQEVIAALGYQATMTGQDPQALLKYYQDNNLMTAAKMGLTEDKLFGHILGFHKA from the coding sequence AGTTACAGTAGAAAAAGTAGATGATATAAACTACATTATAAGTGGTTCAGTTCAAAATAGCGTGATCGAAGAGAAAGTCGCTAAACTTAAAGAAGAAGCAGAAAAAGCACCAAAGGATGAAAAGTCCACAGATGAGAATATTGAACAAAATGCCGCAGGTCAAGTATTTCAAGACTTCATTAATGCTGGAATTAAAGAAGGTAATTTGGATGTTGAAAACATTTTGGGTCAACCTGGACTTAAAAAGTATGAGCAACAAGAAGATAGTATTTACTTTGAAGTAGAAGTTGCTGTAAGCCCTGAGATCAATGTTGATGACATTGATTTCGATGAGATCGCGCCATCTTACACAAAACCTACTGCAAGCCCCGAAGCGGTAGAAGCAAAACTTGCAGAGTTCGCTCAACAACAAGCGCCATTTACCAAACTTGAAACACCAAAGCCGATCGAAGTTGGTGATGTCGCTGTGATCGATTTTACAGGGTATATAGATGATAAACCTTTTGAAGGCGGTAGTGCTGAGAAGTTCAATATTAAAGTAGGTTCCAACAAATTTATTCCAGGATTTGAGGAACAGCTTGTAGGCATGGAGTATGGGGAAGAAAAAGATGTTATCGTCACTTTCCCAAAAGATTATTCCGCTGATGATCTAGCGGGGAAAGAAGCCAAATTTGTTGTAAAATTGCATGAAATTCAAGAACAAAAGCCGGTGACCATCGATGACGCTTTTGCACAAAAGGTATTGAACAATAATACAGCAACGGTTGAGACACTGAAGAAACAGTTCGGAGAACAAGTCACAGCTGAAGAGCTTTCACAGATCTATATGCGTGATCTTAAGCCGAAAATCGTAGAAGCGTTACTCGCAAAATTTGACTTTACCTTGCCAAACAATGTTGTAGAGACAGAGATCGATGCGAAGGTCCGTGAAAAGTCAAGAGGATTTACCGAAGAGCAACATAAAGAATATGTAGAAGATAAGGAAAAATTCAAAGAGCTTAGAGAATCTGTACGTGAAGAGGCAAGACAAAGTATCAAGTTAGCGCTTATTGTTGAAGCCTTGGCGAAAAGAGAAGGTATTGATGTACATGAGCAAGAGGTTATTGCTGCACTGGGTTATCAAGCTACTATGACCGGTCAAGATCCACAGGCATTGCTAAAATACTATCAAGATAATAACTTGATGACAGCAGCTAAAATGGGACTCACAGAAGATAAACTTTTTGGGCATATACTTGGATTCCATAAAGCATAA